A region of Plantactinospora sp. BC1 DNA encodes the following proteins:
- the cysC gene encoding adenylyl-sulfate kinase yields the protein MSNGWVLPDELLRDAPAYTPRPYELADLELLLSGAYAPLTGFMGRADLASVARRGRLADGSGWPVPVTLQVPADLVSGIDLNNPVERGLVLTDPEGAPTALLEVADLWPTTQGWFGVGGPVRRIGDGGHGPFQRLRRPPAEVRELLPPGRVLGVIADRPLHRPQLAQIAHAVRTLAAHLLILIPVANTSSDGLPPEVLVRSIFGARDRMPPATIVAVPIARRGDDIWDALLRARVARAYGVTHVLSTTEMLTGGGLRMLVPRELAYDNRDGQWRWRDDIPPRNRRLPLGQEEIEDLLDRGFPLPEWHTPPTVAKELTRARPPRRHRGLVVFFTGLSGSGKSTIARGLADALRESGDRTITLLDGDVVRRELSAGLGFSRADRDLNVRRIGWVAAEVARHRGLAICCPIAPYHRARAIAREMARSAGAGFVLVHVATPLAVCERRDRKGLYARARAGQLTGMTGVDDPYEEPTDAELVLDTTDLTVEECVHLLLAHLTETGWVESRLQPA from the coding sequence ATGAGCAACGGGTGGGTGCTGCCCGATGAGTTGCTGCGTGACGCTCCGGCGTACACGCCGCGCCCGTATGAGCTGGCCGACCTGGAGTTGCTGCTCTCCGGAGCGTACGCCCCGCTCACCGGCTTCATGGGCCGGGCCGATCTGGCCTCGGTGGCCCGGCGCGGCCGGCTCGCCGACGGCTCCGGCTGGCCGGTGCCGGTGACCCTCCAGGTCCCGGCCGACCTGGTCAGCGGCATCGACCTGAACAATCCGGTCGAGCGCGGCCTGGTCCTCACCGACCCCGAGGGGGCGCCGACCGCGCTGCTGGAGGTCGCCGACCTCTGGCCGACCACGCAGGGCTGGTTCGGCGTCGGCGGTCCCGTGCGGCGGATCGGCGACGGCGGGCACGGCCCGTTCCAGCGGCTCCGCCGCCCCCCGGCCGAGGTGCGGGAGCTGCTGCCGCCGGGCCGGGTGCTCGGGGTGATCGCCGACCGGCCGCTGCACCGGCCGCAGCTGGCGCAGATCGCCCACGCGGTCCGGACGCTCGCCGCCCACCTGCTCATCCTGATCCCGGTCGCCAACACCAGCTCGGACGGGTTGCCGCCGGAGGTGCTGGTCCGGAGCATCTTCGGGGCCCGGGACCGGATGCCTCCGGCCACCATCGTGGCGGTGCCGATCGCCCGGCGCGGCGACGACATCTGGGACGCGCTGCTGCGGGCCCGGGTGGCCCGGGCCTACGGGGTCACCCACGTCCTCTCCACCACCGAGATGCTCACCGGCGGCGGGCTGCGGATGCTGGTCCCGCGCGAGCTGGCCTACGACAACCGGGACGGGCAGTGGCGGTGGCGGGACGACATCCCGCCGCGCAACCGGCGGCTGCCGCTCGGCCAGGAGGAGATCGAGGACCTGCTCGACCGGGGCTTCCCGCTGCCGGAGTGGCACACCCCGCCGACGGTGGCCAAGGAGCTGACCCGGGCCCGGCCGCCCCGCCGGCACCGGGGTCTGGTGGTCTTCTTCACCGGGCTCTCCGGCTCGGGCAAGTCGACCATCGCCCGGGGGTTGGCCGACGCGCTGCGGGAGAGCGGGGACCGCACCATCACGCTGCTCGACGGTGACGTGGTCCGCCGGGAACTCTCCGCCGGGCTGGGCTTCAGCCGGGCCGACCGGGATCTGAACGTACGCCGGATCGGCTGGGTCGCCGCCGAGGTCGCCCGGCACCGGGGGCTCGCCATCTGCTGCCCGATCGCGCCGTACCACCGGGCCCGGGCGATCGCCCGGGAGATGGCCCGCTCGGCCGGTGCCGGTTTCGTGCTGGTGCACGTCGCCACCCCGCTGGCGGTCTGCGAGCGGCGCGACCGCAAGGGCCTGTACGCCCGCGCCCGGGCCGGCCAGCTCACCGGGATGACCGGGGTCGACGACCCGTACGAGGAGCCGACCGACGCCGAGCTGGTGCTCGACACCACGGACCTGACGGTGGAGGAGTGCGTACACCTGCTGCTCGCGCACCTGACCGAGACCGGCTGGGTCGAGTCCCGCCTGCAACCCGCCTGA